One Veillonellaceae bacterium genomic region harbors:
- a CDS encoding purine permease: protein MHKMEMNEQKHSQAAILGLQHLLAMYAGSILVPIMIASALNYSAEQLTYLISTDIFMCGVATFLQLQLRKHFGVGLPVVLGCAFQSVAPLSIIGAKQGSGYMFGALIVSGIYVILISGIFSKIADFFPPVVTGSVITTIGLTLIPVAIGNMGDNADAPTAQSLILALVTIAIVLVVNIFAKGFIKSISILIGLIGGTIVAAFMGLVDTSVVANAPLVHIPQPFYFGAPKFEITSIIMMCIIATVSMVESTGVYLALSDLTGEKLDSKRLRNGYRAEGAAVLLGGIFNTFPYTGFSQNVGLVRISGIKTRRPIYYTALFLVILGLLPKFGAMAQMIPSPVLGGAMIVLFGMVALQGIQMLNKVDFENNEYNFIIAAVSIACGVGFNGTNLFVSLPNTVQMFLTNGIVIAALFAVVLNLILNGKPKK, encoded by the coding sequence ATGCATAAAATGGAAATGAATGAACAAAAACACTCACAAGCAGCAATCCTAGGTTTGCAACATTTACTTGCTATGTACGCAGGTTCAATCCTCGTACCAATTATGATTGCAAGCGCACTTAATTATTCAGCTGAGCAATTAACTTACCTAATCTCAACTGATATTTTCATGTGTGGGGTTGCCACTTTCTTACAGCTCCAATTGCGTAAGCATTTTGGAGTAGGGCTTCCAGTTGTTCTTGGTTGTGCCTTCCAATCTGTAGCTCCATTATCAATCATCGGTGCAAAACAAGGTTCAGGTTACATGTTTGGCGCTTTGATTGTCTCTGGTATCTATGTGATTTTGATTTCAGGTATTTTCTCAAAAATCGCTGATTTCTTCCCACCAGTTGTAACAGGTTCTGTCATCACAACAATCGGTTTGACATTAATTCCAGTTGCGATTGGTAATATGGGTGATAACGCTGATGCACCAACAGCTCAGTCTTTGATTTTAGCACTTGTGACAATTGCTATTGTGCTTGTGGTTAATATCTTTGCTAAAGGTTTTATTAAATCAATTTCTATCTTGATTGGTTTGATTGGTGGAACGATTGTGGCTGCCTTTATGGGCTTGGTTGATACATCAGTAGTCGCTAACGCACCGCTTGTTCACATTCCACAACCATTCTACTTTGGCGCACCAAAATTTGAAATCACATCAATCATTATGATGTGTATCATTGCAACTGTTTCAATGGTTGAATCAACTGGTGTTTATCTTGCATTGTCAGATTTGACTGGTGAAAAATTAGACAGCAAACGTCTTCGTAACGGTTACCGTGCAGAAGGTGCAGCCGTTCTTCTTGGAGGTATTTTCAATACTTTCCCATATACTGGATTCTCACAAAACGTTGGTTTGGTTCGTATTTCAGGAATCAAAACACGTCGTCCAATTTACTATACAGCTTTGTTCCTTGTGATTCTTGGGCTTCTTCCAAAATTTGGAGCAATGGCACAAATGATTCCAAGTCCAGTTCTTGGTGGTGCCATGATTGTCCTATTTGGTATGGTTGCCCTTCAAGGGATTCAAATGCTAAATAAAGTTGATTTCGAAAATAACGAATATAACTTTATCATTGCTGCGGTCTCAATCGCTTGTGGTGTTGGTTTTAACGGAACAAATCTCTTTGTTAGCCTTCCAAACACAGTTCAAATGTTCTTAACAAACGGTATCGTCATTGC